A genomic stretch from Streptococcus oralis includes:
- a CDS encoding IS3 family transposase: MKLSYEDKVQIYELRKQGYSLEKLSNKFGINNSNLRYMIKLIDRYYSPELKQEMINKVLHEGWTKDRVSLEYGLPSRTILLNWLAKYKKNAYTIVEKTRGRVPKMGRKRKKTWEEMTELERLQEENERLRTEVDYLKKLKELEERDEALEREKQRQLDQPDKDKELKDEIQAIYNDYKGNYGYRRITLELRNRGYSVNHKKVQRLMKVLGLAARIRRKRKYSSYQGEIGKKAENLIQRQFEAAKPMEKCYTDVTEFAIPNSTQKLYLSPVLDGFNSEIIAYNLSCSPNLEQVKAMLEQAFTEKYYENTSLHSDQGWQYQHDSYHRFLESKGIQTSMSRKGDSPDNGMMESFFGILKSEMFYGYEKAFQSLKQLEQAIVDYIDYYNNKRIKVKLKGLSPMQYRTKSFA; the protein is encoded by the coding sequence ATGAAATTGAGTTATGAAGATAAAGTTCAGATCTATGAACTTAGAAAACAAGGATATAGCTTAGAGAAGCTTTCAAATAAATTTGGGATAAACAATTCTAATCTTAGATACATGATTAAATTGATTGATCGTTACTATTCTCCTGAATTAAAACAAGAAATGATTAATAAAGTCTTACATGAAGGCTGGACTAAAGATAGAGTTTCTCTTGAATACGGTCTCCCAAGTCGTACGATACTTCTTAACTGGCTAGCGAAATACAAGAAAAACGCGTATACTATTGTTGAGAAAACAAGAGGGAGAGTACCTAAAATGGGACGTAAACGGAAGAAAACTTGGGAAGAAATGACAGAACTAGAGCGACTCCAAGAGGAGAATGAACGCTTACGGACTGAGGTGGATTACCTAAAAAAGTTAAAAGAGTTAGAGGAAAGGGACGAAGCCTTAGAGCGAGAAAAGCAGAGACAGCTGGATCAACCAGATAAGGATAAAGAGCTAAAGGATGAAATTCAAGCCATTTATAATGACTATAAAGGAAATTATGGCTATCGTAGAATTACTCTTGAACTAAGAAATCGTGGTTATTCGGTCAATCATAAAAAGGTCCAACGTCTGATGAAAGTACTTGGTTTAGCGGCTCGAATTCGTCGGAAACGGAAGTATTCTTCCTACCAAGGAGAGATTGGCAAGAAAGCAGAGAATCTCATTCAACGCCAATTTGAAGCAGCCAAACCAATGGAAAAGTGCTATACAGATGTGACAGAGTTTGCTATTCCAAATAGCACACAGAAATTGTATTTATCGCCTGTTTTAGATGGCTTTAATAGCGAAATTATCGCCTATAATCTTTCTTGTTCTCCTAATTTAGAACAAGTGAAAGCTATGCTGGAGCAGGCCTTTACAGAGAAATACTATGAGAATACGAGTCTCCATAGTGATCAAGGATGGCAATACCAACACGATTCTTATCACAGGTTTTTAGAGAGTAAGGGAATCCAAACATCTATGTCACGTAAAGGTGACAGCCCAGACAACGGTATGATGGAATCTTTCTTTGGCATTTTGAAATCGGAAATGTTTTATGGTTATGAGAAGGCGTTTCAGTCGCTTAAGCAATTGGAACAAGCTATTGTGGACTATATTGATTACTACAACAACAAACGAATTAAGGTCAAACTAAAAGGACTTAGCCCTATGCAATACAGAACTAAATCCTTCGCTTAA